Proteins co-encoded in one Gossypium arboreum isolate Shixiya-1 chromosome 11, ASM2569848v2, whole genome shotgun sequence genomic window:
- the LOC108463802 gene encoding uncharacterized protein LOC108463802 isoform X4 — protein sequence MKQERNSREAPVSSDFEFSVSNYSMMSADELFFKGKLLPFKDNCNNQMQRTLREELLAGDDDDNNVTLTPPKGSTRWKGFLGLKRTHIGSKKADKINEVSMERMGDNKRFAFVHEDTHVAKTSQELLTEGGSGYRNVEIGI from the exons ATGAAGCAAGAGAGGAACTCAAGGGAGGCTCCAGTGTCGTCAGACTTTGAATTCTCAGTATCAAACTACTCCATGATGAGTGCTGATGAGCTTTTTTTTAAGGGTAAGCTTTTGCCATTTAAAGATAATTGTAATAATCAAATGCAAAGGACTTTGAGGGAAGAGCTTCTTGCTGgagatgatgatgataataatgtGACACTAACGCCTCCTAAGGGTTCCACAAGGTGGAAGGGATTTCTGGGGCTCAAGAGAACCCACATTGGTTCCAAAAAAGCTGATAAGATTAATGAAGTGTCCATGGAGAGAATGGGTGACAATAAAAGGTTTGCTTTTGTTCATGAGGACACCCATGTCGCCAAAACTTCACAg GAACTTTTGACTGAAGGAGGGTCAGGTTACAGGAATGTGGAGATTGGAATATAG
- the LOC108463802 gene encoding uncharacterized protein LOC108463802 isoform X3: MNSNVMKQERNSREAPVSSDFEFSVSNYSMMSADELFFKGKLLPFKDNCNNQMQRTLREELLAGDDDDNNVTLTPPKGSTRWKGFLGLKRTHIGSKKADKINEVSMERMGDNKRFAFVHEDTHVAKTSQELLTEGGSGYRNVEIGI, encoded by the exons ATGAATTCCAAT GTTATGAAGCAAGAGAGGAACTCAAGGGAGGCTCCAGTGTCGTCAGACTTTGAATTCTCAGTATCAAACTACTCCATGATGAGTGCTGATGAGCTTTTTTTTAAGGGTAAGCTTTTGCCATTTAAAGATAATTGTAATAATCAAATGCAAAGGACTTTGAGGGAAGAGCTTCTTGCTGgagatgatgatgataataatgtGACACTAACGCCTCCTAAGGGTTCCACAAGGTGGAAGGGATTTCTGGGGCTCAAGAGAACCCACATTGGTTCCAAAAAAGCTGATAAGATTAATGAAGTGTCCATGGAGAGAATGGGTGACAATAAAAGGTTTGCTTTTGTTCATGAGGACACCCATGTCGCCAAAACTTCACAg GAACTTTTGACTGAAGGAGGGTCAGGTTACAGGAATGTGGAGATTGGAATATAG
- the LOC108463802 gene encoding uncharacterized protein LOC108463802 isoform X1: protein MNSNLMACLDMYNSEHKGNHHHCPPMSPRISFSNDFVETQQVMKQERNSREAPVSSDFEFSVSNYSMMSADELFFKGKLLPFKDNCNNQMQRTLREELLAGDDDDNNVTLTPPKGSTRWKGFLGLKRTHIGSKKADKINEVSMERMGDNKRFAFVHEDTHVAKTSQELLTEGGSGYRNVEIGI from the exons ATGAATTCCAAT CTCATGGCATGCTTAGACATGTATAATTCGGAGCACAAAGGTAATCATCATCACTGCCCCCCAATGAGTCCAAGAATCTCATTCTCAAATGATTTTGTTGAGACTCAGCAGGTTATGAAGCAAGAGAGGAACTCAAGGGAGGCTCCAGTGTCGTCAGACTTTGAATTCTCAGTATCAAACTACTCCATGATGAGTGCTGATGAGCTTTTTTTTAAGGGTAAGCTTTTGCCATTTAAAGATAATTGTAATAATCAAATGCAAAGGACTTTGAGGGAAGAGCTTCTTGCTGgagatgatgatgataataatgtGACACTAACGCCTCCTAAGGGTTCCACAAGGTGGAAGGGATTTCTGGGGCTCAAGAGAACCCACATTGGTTCCAAAAAAGCTGATAAGATTAATGAAGTGTCCATGGAGAGAATGGGTGACAATAAAAGGTTTGCTTTTGTTCATGAGGACACCCATGTCGCCAAAACTTCACAg GAACTTTTGACTGAAGGAGGGTCAGGTTACAGGAATGTGGAGATTGGAATATAG
- the LOC108463802 gene encoding uncharacterized protein LOC108463802 isoform X2, with protein MNSNQVMKQERNSREAPVSSDFEFSVSNYSMMSADELFFKGKLLPFKDNCNNQMQRTLREELLAGDDDDNNVTLTPPKGSTRWKGFLGLKRTHIGSKKADKINEVSMERMGDNKRFAFVHEDTHVAKTSQELLTEGGSGYRNVEIGI; from the exons ATGAATTCCAAT CAGGTTATGAAGCAAGAGAGGAACTCAAGGGAGGCTCCAGTGTCGTCAGACTTTGAATTCTCAGTATCAAACTACTCCATGATGAGTGCTGATGAGCTTTTTTTTAAGGGTAAGCTTTTGCCATTTAAAGATAATTGTAATAATCAAATGCAAAGGACTTTGAGGGAAGAGCTTCTTGCTGgagatgatgatgataataatgtGACACTAACGCCTCCTAAGGGTTCCACAAGGTGGAAGGGATTTCTGGGGCTCAAGAGAACCCACATTGGTTCCAAAAAAGCTGATAAGATTAATGAAGTGTCCATGGAGAGAATGGGTGACAATAAAAGGTTTGCTTTTGTTCATGAGGACACCCATGTCGCCAAAACTTCACAg GAACTTTTGACTGAAGGAGGGTCAGGTTACAGGAATGTGGAGATTGGAATATAG
- the LOC108463801 gene encoding uncharacterized protein LOC108463801 has protein sequence MYVCLLACKDGYRAGCRMIVSLDGCFLKGYYSGYLLAAIGIDANNGIYPLAYAAVESENQASWLWFLELLAIDLEIVSSYQITFMSDKQKGLLEEICMLFPNAETRHCVRHLHSNFKNAGFQTKELKDLLWKAIGASTTREFNDAMDELRKTKQHAYDWLKKKNPTHWSRSHFSIRSHSDMLVNNLSESFNKMILEARGKPILTMIEIVRTKIMLLIVKKKEEADKWKGILCPKIKKKLDVNIKDSLRCVPSHAGGDKYQVECGLRSQHVMDLVQNSCSCKNWDLTGIPCIHALAAIHVKNEFPETYVQTWYTKQT, from the exons ATGTATGTTTGTTTGCTGGCATGCAAAGATGGCTATAGGGCTGGTTGTAGGATGATAGTAAGTTTAGATGGATGTTTCTTAAAGGGCTACTATAGTGGCTACTTGCTTGCAGCCATTGGGATAGATGCAAATAATGGCATCTATCCACTTGCATATGCTGCTGTCGAAAGTGAAAACCAAGCATCATGGCTTTGGTTCTTGGAGTTGCTTGCAATAGACTTGGAAATTGTGAGCTCGTACCAGATAACTTTCATGTCTGACAAACAAAAG GGACTTTTGGAAGAAATATGTATGCTGTTTCCTAATGCAGAAACAAGACACTGTGTTAGACACCTACATTCCAATTTCAAGAATGCTGGTTTCCAAACAAAGGAGTTGAAAGATTTGCTTTGGAAAGCTATCGGAGCAAGCACTACAAGGGAGTTCAATGATGCCATGGATGAACTAAGAAAAACCAAGCAACATGCTTATGACTGGTTGAAGAAGAAGAACCCTACTCACTGGTCAAGGTCTCACTTCTCAATTAGGAGCCATTCTGACATGTTGGTGAATAATCTATCTGAATCATTTAACAAg ATGATATTGGAAGCAAGAGGTAAACCTATTCTGACTATGATAGAAATAGTAAGGACCAAGATTATGTTACTTATtgtcaagaagaaagaagaagctgACAAATGGAAAGGAATTTTGTGTCCAAAGATCAAGAAAAAGCTGGATGTAAATATAAaagattcattaag GTGTGTTCCATCACATGCTGGTGGGGACAAGTATCAGGTTGAATGTGGTCTACGCAGCCAGCATGTGATGGACTTAGTTCAGAATTCCTGCTCCTGCAAGAATTGGGATCTCACTGGCATCCCTTGCATTCATGCATTAGCTGCCATTCATGTAAAAAATGAGTTCCCAGAGACGTATGTACAAACCTGGTACACCAAGCAAACCTAG